One Denticeps clupeoides chromosome 10, fDenClu1.1, whole genome shotgun sequence genomic window carries:
- the LOC114797944 gene encoding eukaryotic translation initiation factor 4B-like isoform X2 produces the protein MAASGKKKNKKGKTLTLTDFLAEDSGGNPPPNYAPVKPTSWADETDDLEGDVSTSWHTEDDVYRAPRIDRSILPTAPRAAREPNIDRSRLPHNPPYTAFLGNIPYDVTEDSIKSFFHGLSISAVRLPREPNNPERLKGFGYAEFDDVESLLRALSLNEENLGNRRIRVDIADQSGDKERDDRSMSGRDRNRGSDGGPDKTDSDWRARPTSDAYDAPHREDGFGERSRDRYDSDRFRDGPRRDDRYDGGRDRYRDRYDDRERRDYDRGFDSRGGGRRPFGSGFRRDYDDRRDDYRSGGGGGDRYGDRYGDRDRYADRDDRYERREERSEDRGPTQRPKLNLKPRSVPKEGEQNSSALSQSGRAASIFGGAKPVDTAAKEREVEERLKKEQERLQRQLEDDKGRGPERKPRERHPSWRSEDQTERSRTGSESSQTCSTSGRVSRRRESERSVENEVFSSHEDEPPSPGSHAPPSKQQGLPLKVVPAPPPKENAWAKRSAMNVGSSDSEARPTVSPSSSVPPKLSRNSALPVNTQPC, from the exons ATGGCGGCGTCAG GtaagaagaagaataagaagGGGAAGACCCTGACTCTGACCGACTTCCTGGCAGAGGACAGTGGGGGTAACCCTCCTCCTAACTACGCCCCGGTGAAGCCCACCAGCTGGGCAGATGAGACGGATGACCTGGAAGGAGATG TTTCCACTTCCTGGCACACTGAAGATGACGTGTACCGCGCGCCACGCATCGACCGCTCCATCCTGCCCACGGCACCCAGAGCGGCTCGGGAGCCCAACATCGACCGTTCCCGTCTACCCCACAACCCCCCGTACACCGCCTTCCTGGGAAACATCCCGTACGACGTCACGGAGGACTCCATCAAGAGCTTCTTCCATGGCCTCAGC ATCAGTGCCGTTCGCCTGCCCAGAGAGCCCAATAACCCGGAGCGGCTGAAAGGTTTTGGCTATGCGGAGTTTGATGACGTGGAGTCCCTGCTGCGCGCCCTCAGTCTCAACGAAGAG AACCTTGGCAACCGAAGGATCAGAGTTGACATTGCGGACCAGTCTGGAGATAAAG AGAGAGATGACCGTTCCATGTCAGGGCGTGACCGCAACAGAGGCAGCGACGGCGGTCCAGACAAGACGGACTCGGACTGGCGGGCGCGGCCCACCTCCGATGCGTATGATGCGCCACACAGGGAGGACGGCTTTGGAGAGC GATCCCGAGATCGATATGATTCTGACCGTTTTCGAGACGGACCCCGGCGAGATGACCGCTACGATGGCGGAAGAGACAGGTATAGAGATCGCTATGACGACCGGGAGCGTAGAGACTATGACAGAG GTTTTGATTCTCGCGGTGGGGGGCGGCGGCCATTTGGCAGCGGTTTCCGGCGGGACTACGATGACAGACGGGATGATTACAGGAGTGGAGGAGGCGGCGGGGATCGCTATGGCGATCGCTACGGTGATCGTGATCGTTATGCAGACCGCGACGACCGATATGAAAGGCGGGAGGAGCGTAGCGAAGACAGAG GCCCCACCCAGAGGCCCAAACTTAATCTGAAGCCTCGCAGCGTCCCCAAAGAGGGCGAGCAGAACAGCTCCGCCCTCTCCCAGTCCGGCAGAGCGGCCTCGATCTTCGGCGGGGCCAAGCCAGTGGACACGGCTGCCAAGGAGCGCGAGGTGGAGGAGCggctgaagaaggagcaggagaggCTGCAGCGCCAGCTGGAGGACGACAAAGGCAGGGGTCCGGAGCGCAAACCCCGCGAGAG GCATCCCAGCTGGCGTAGCGAAGACCAAACAGAACGGTCAAGGACAGGAAGTGAGTCTTCACAGACGTGTAGCACGTCAGGCAGAG tGTCTAGGCGTCGTGAGAGTGAGCGCTCTGTTGAGAACGAGGTCTTCTCCAGCCACGAAGACGAGCCGCCTTCACCAGGAAGCCACGCCCCACCCTCCAAACAGCAGGGGCTTCCACTTAAAGTCGTGCCGGCTCCGCCTCCCAAGGAGAACGCCTGGGCCAAGAGGAGCGCCATGAACGTAGGTTCGAGCGACAGTGAAGCCCGACCTACCGTCTCGCCGAGCAGCAGCGTACCCCCCAAACTCAGCAG AAATTCAGCTCTGCCA
- the LOC114797944 gene encoding eukaryotic translation initiation factor 4B-like isoform X1 yields MAASGKKKNKKGKTLTLTDFLAEDSGGNPPPNYAPVKPTSWADETDDLEGDVSTSWHTEDDVYRAPRIDRSILPTAPRAAREPNIDRSRLPHNPPYTAFLGNIPYDVTEDSIKSFFHGLSISAVRLPREPNNPERLKGFGYAEFDDVESLLRALSLNEENLGNRRIRVDIADQSGDKERDDRSMSGRDRNRGSDGGPDKTDSDWRARPTSDAYDAPHREDGFGERSRDRYDSDRFRDGPRRDDRYDGGRDRYRDRYDDRERRDYDRGFDSRGGGRRPFGSGFRRDYDDRRDDYRSGGGGGDRYGDRYGDRDRYADRDDRYERREERSEDRGPTQRPKLNLKPRSVPKEGEQNSSALSQSGRAASIFGGAKPVDTAAKEREVEERLKKEQERLQRQLEDDKGRGPERKPRERHPSWRSEDQTERSRTGSESSQTCSTSGRVSRRRESERSVENEVFSSHEDEPPSPGSHAPPSKQQGLPLKVVPAPPPKENAWAKRSAMNVGSSDSEARPTVSPSSSVPPKLSSSAVPADAKMPQRGKEIQLCQ; encoded by the exons ATGGCGGCGTCAG GtaagaagaagaataagaagGGGAAGACCCTGACTCTGACCGACTTCCTGGCAGAGGACAGTGGGGGTAACCCTCCTCCTAACTACGCCCCGGTGAAGCCCACCAGCTGGGCAGATGAGACGGATGACCTGGAAGGAGATG TTTCCACTTCCTGGCACACTGAAGATGACGTGTACCGCGCGCCACGCATCGACCGCTCCATCCTGCCCACGGCACCCAGAGCGGCTCGGGAGCCCAACATCGACCGTTCCCGTCTACCCCACAACCCCCCGTACACCGCCTTCCTGGGAAACATCCCGTACGACGTCACGGAGGACTCCATCAAGAGCTTCTTCCATGGCCTCAGC ATCAGTGCCGTTCGCCTGCCCAGAGAGCCCAATAACCCGGAGCGGCTGAAAGGTTTTGGCTATGCGGAGTTTGATGACGTGGAGTCCCTGCTGCGCGCCCTCAGTCTCAACGAAGAG AACCTTGGCAACCGAAGGATCAGAGTTGACATTGCGGACCAGTCTGGAGATAAAG AGAGAGATGACCGTTCCATGTCAGGGCGTGACCGCAACAGAGGCAGCGACGGCGGTCCAGACAAGACGGACTCGGACTGGCGGGCGCGGCCCACCTCCGATGCGTATGATGCGCCACACAGGGAGGACGGCTTTGGAGAGC GATCCCGAGATCGATATGATTCTGACCGTTTTCGAGACGGACCCCGGCGAGATGACCGCTACGATGGCGGAAGAGACAGGTATAGAGATCGCTATGACGACCGGGAGCGTAGAGACTATGACAGAG GTTTTGATTCTCGCGGTGGGGGGCGGCGGCCATTTGGCAGCGGTTTCCGGCGGGACTACGATGACAGACGGGATGATTACAGGAGTGGAGGAGGCGGCGGGGATCGCTATGGCGATCGCTACGGTGATCGTGATCGTTATGCAGACCGCGACGACCGATATGAAAGGCGGGAGGAGCGTAGCGAAGACAGAG GCCCCACCCAGAGGCCCAAACTTAATCTGAAGCCTCGCAGCGTCCCCAAAGAGGGCGAGCAGAACAGCTCCGCCCTCTCCCAGTCCGGCAGAGCGGCCTCGATCTTCGGCGGGGCCAAGCCAGTGGACACGGCTGCCAAGGAGCGCGAGGTGGAGGAGCggctgaagaaggagcaggagaggCTGCAGCGCCAGCTGGAGGACGACAAAGGCAGGGGTCCGGAGCGCAAACCCCGCGAGAG GCATCCCAGCTGGCGTAGCGAAGACCAAACAGAACGGTCAAGGACAGGAAGTGAGTCTTCACAGACGTGTAGCACGTCAGGCAGAG tGTCTAGGCGTCGTGAGAGTGAGCGCTCTGTTGAGAACGAGGTCTTCTCCAGCCACGAAGACGAGCCGCCTTCACCAGGAAGCCACGCCCCACCCTCCAAACAGCAGGGGCTTCCACTTAAAGTCGTGCCGGCTCCGCCTCCCAAGGAGAACGCCTGGGCCAAGAGGAGCGCCATGAACGTAGGTTCGAGCGACAGTGAAGCCCGACCTACCGTCTCGCCGAGCAGCAGCGTACCCCCCAAACTCAGCAG ctcCGCAGTTCCTGCTGATGCAAAAATGCCTCAGAGAGGTAAAG AAATTCAGCTCTGCCA